A genome region from Leptospira langatensis includes the following:
- a CDS encoding MarR family winged helix-turn-helix transcriptional regulator, translating into MNYESLKLEKQICFSLYATSRAVTALYRPLLEELGVTYPQYLVLLVLWEKDSIALKDIGDRLLLDSGTLTPLLKKLEKMGFLTRTRSDEDERSLVVRLTIKGRNLRKKALCIPELLLEGSGMTIEKVLSMKKDLDKLLYQLEEKVRNSA; encoded by the coding sequence TTGAATTACGAATCCTTAAAGTTAGAAAAGCAGATCTGCTTTTCTCTTTACGCGACTTCCAGGGCGGTAACGGCATTGTACCGTCCGCTTCTGGAAGAATTGGGCGTAACTTATCCCCAATACCTGGTACTACTCGTTCTCTGGGAAAAGGATTCGATAGCTCTGAAAGATATAGGCGATCGTTTGCTATTGGATTCGGGTACTCTCACTCCTTTGTTGAAGAAGCTGGAGAAGATGGGATTCTTAACGAGGACCCGGTCGGATGAGGATGAACGTTCCCTTGTAGTTCGATTGACCATCAAAGGTCGCAACCTACGTAAGAAAGCACTTTGTATTCCGGAACTCTTGTTGGAAGGTTCCGGAATGACTATTGAGAAAGTGCTGTCTATGAAAAAAGATTTAGACAAACTTCTCTATCAGCTAGAGGAAAAAGTAAGAAATTCGGCGTGA
- a CDS encoding outer membrane beta-barrel protein, whose protein sequence is MKNKFITAILIAIGFSFPVSESEAEENSVSQKPSRVFTQQSPSGGKNSGEGSAEGNGSDKAPKSGSKSPQEKDASSSSQKETQEGEEEEETFSKSEELNPKKKESTVIPVQFGFFVDGYYNASLNRPDSKELAYTTQATRTNEYNINLAYVDGKVETDKYRGRLALQFGTSVVANYVGEGTTGKTSNELSIRNMQEAYGGIKLGKSTWLDAGIYFGHLGYESWISHENFVYTRAFSLDYVPYYVSGFRLSGKITDKLSYQLHLDNGYQVVTDNNKDMSGGFRLEYNPRPNIMLRWNTFMGNEQPTAVPKEMRYYNNFIAEWKPTHSLTLASSFDVAYQHRASSQDLVYTPDASYYVRGDTNAYRQVYVGNIWIAYRFLPDWRIGTRFERYLDRDQMIIVTNTKDGFETGGATATLDYNPDPAVLLRFTYQYRRSMDSIYPYEHNTTSRLDRMFIFSLSLKI, encoded by the coding sequence ATGAAGAATAAATTTATCACCGCGATCCTGATTGCCATAGGTTTTTCTTTTCCTGTCTCCGAATCGGAAGCCGAAGAAAATTCGGTCTCTCAGAAACCTTCCAGAGTATTCACTCAACAGAGTCCATCCGGAGGTAAAAATTCGGGAGAAGGATCGGCCGAGGGGAACGGATCCGACAAGGCTCCCAAATCGGGTTCCAAGTCCCCGCAAGAGAAGGACGCATCCTCTTCTTCTCAAAAGGAAACGCAAGAAGGAGAAGAAGAGGAGGAGACTTTTTCCAAGTCAGAAGAGTTGAATCCTAAAAAGAAGGAGAGTACTGTCATACCTGTCCAATTCGGGTTTTTTGTGGACGGTTATTATAATGCAAGTCTCAATCGCCCGGATTCAAAAGAGCTCGCTTATACCACCCAAGCGACTCGCACAAACGAATACAATATCAATCTTGCGTACGTGGACGGTAAGGTAGAAACGGATAAGTACCGAGGAAGATTGGCATTGCAGTTCGGTACCTCGGTTGTTGCGAATTATGTGGGAGAAGGGACAACCGGAAAAACTTCGAACGAGTTATCCATTCGGAACATGCAAGAAGCTTACGGTGGGATCAAACTAGGAAAATCGACTTGGTTGGATGCCGGGATCTACTTCGGGCATCTTGGATATGAGTCTTGGATCTCTCATGAGAATTTCGTTTATACAAGGGCTTTCTCTCTGGACTACGTTCCGTACTATGTTTCCGGTTTTCGTTTAAGCGGCAAGATCACAGACAAACTCTCGTACCAATTGCATTTGGATAACGGTTACCAAGTGGTAACGGACAATAATAAGGATATGTCCGGAGGTTTTCGTTTAGAATACAATCCTCGCCCTAATATTATGCTTCGCTGGAACACGTTTATGGGGAATGAGCAACCCACTGCGGTCCCAAAGGAAATGCGATATTATAATAACTTTATCGCGGAATGGAAGCCGACTCATTCATTAACCTTGGCTTCTTCTTTCGATGTTGCGTACCAACATAGAGCGAGTAGCCAGGATCTAGTATACACTCCTGACGCTTCCTATTACGTTCGTGGAGACACGAATGCGTATAGACAGGTCTATGTTGGGAATATTTGGATCGCGTATCGATTCTTGCCGGATTGGAGAATTGGTACCCGTTTCGAGAGATATTTGGACCGGGATCAGATGATCATCGTGACGAATACCAAGGACGGATTCGAAACAGGAGGTGCCACGGCAACCTTGGATTACAATCCGGATCCAGCAGTCTTACTCAGATTTACATACCAATACAGACGTTCTATGGACTCCATATATCCATATGAACATAATACTACTTCCAGATTGGATCGAATGTTTATCTTTTCTTTGTCTCTTAAGATCTAA
- a CDS encoding LIC13411 family adhesin, giving the protein MITKPFYFSPIFLLTFLMIDCSSYWAHRKNDLADVFTAGVESPGYGLGVRIGPLAGGFIFQGGESAPGKRDLGTGYGLRGGSYGPYRSQQLVFGFLGGEKFHSLPNTPEPTNPSQKVETKPQGQDPNSSQGFLLLPDAPEGEEDPNPTPELANERQNTKSFEIRYLKFYNNPVEERRKAKKALFYKKFLESLDPEKKNEAIQAYLAQNPKSKDDYPLGFLFEVEIYISIKYGIRLGFNIGEFLDFLFGFTGLDLMEDDL; this is encoded by the coding sequence TTGATTACAAAACCGTTTTATTTCTCCCCTATCTTTCTTCTCACATTCTTAATGATCGATTGTTCATCCTATTGGGCTCACCGAAAAAACGATCTAGCGGACGTATTCACTGCCGGAGTAGAAAGTCCTGGTTACGGACTAGGAGTTAGGATCGGTCCGTTAGCTGGTGGATTCATTTTTCAGGGAGGAGAATCCGCACCCGGTAAAAGAGATCTAGGCACAGGTTATGGGCTCAGAGGAGGAAGTTACGGACCCTACAGATCCCAACAGCTCGTATTCGGCTTCTTAGGTGGAGAAAAATTCCATTCCCTTCCCAATACTCCGGAACCTACGAATCCGAGTCAAAAAGTGGAAACAAAACCTCAGGGGCAGGATCCGAATTCTTCCCAAGGATTTTTATTATTACCGGACGCTCCGGAGGGAGAAGAAGATCCGAATCCGACTCCCGAGTTAGCGAACGAAAGACAAAACACTAAAAGTTTTGAGATACGATATTTAAAATTTTATAATAACCCGGTCGAAGAAAGAAGAAAGGCTAAGAAGGCACTCTTTTATAAAAAATTCCTGGAAAGCCTAGATCCCGAAAAGAAGAACGAGGCAATCCAAGCTTACTTGGCCCAGAATCCCAAAAGTAAGGATGATTATCCTCTTGGGTTCCTATTCGAAGTTGAGATTTATATTTCTATTAAGTATGGGATCCGATTGGGTTTCAATATAGGGGAATTCCTGGATTTCCTATTCGGATTTACCGGCTTGGATCTAATGGAAGACGATCTATAA
- a CDS encoding monovalent cation:proton antiporter-2 (CPA2) family protein, with protein MEEKSLLLTAIILLTTAVLCVPIFKKLGIGSIIGYVVGGILIGPHGIRLVTGGTEILHFAEFGVVLLLFLIGLELRPQTLWVLRKPVFGMGLSQVAFTSFLLAVAIGYLFQLGFLASIILGLSLSLSSTAFALQSLAEKNQLKTSHGRSAFAILLFQDLAVIPVMAILPMAALTPENSGGNGLDFYKLGTAVFAIFVVILSGRFLMRPLFRLIAASGNHEIFVALSLLLVLGVSLAMEKVGLSMALGSFLGGVLLADSEYRHELEANLEPFKGLLLGLFFLAVGMSMNLEILLQHPLLILGLALGLMSIKGVVLFVIGRVAKQNSDSSVNLAVSISQGGEFAFVILNVASQLNVLSREIADYSIVIVTASMMLTPFFGIFKEKFVNPYINKEEEKPADPIHEQNRVIIAGFGRVGQIVSRMLYLHKIGFTALEHNADQVNAARKFGHKIYYGDASRLDLLNAAGAAQAEILVLAVQDVELSVKIATIAKENFPNLKIIARARNRAHYFDLLELGIETIRRDTFASSLELAEETLKDLGFMPSEAQYFIEKFRRYDEAMVKQQYKLRHNEKELIAFSRNAIRQLEDAFAADMVQKEAS; from the coding sequence ATGGAAGAAAAAAGCCTGTTACTGACCGCCATTATTCTACTTACTACGGCAGTTTTATGTGTGCCCATTTTCAAAAAACTAGGAATCGGATCGATTATAGGGTACGTGGTGGGAGGGATCTTGATCGGTCCTCATGGAATACGCTTGGTGACAGGGGGCACTGAGATCCTTCATTTTGCGGAATTTGGAGTTGTATTGCTTCTGTTCTTGATCGGATTAGAGCTTCGCCCCCAAACTCTTTGGGTCCTAAGAAAACCGGTCTTTGGCATGGGACTCTCTCAGGTTGCATTCACCTCCTTCCTGCTCGCTGTTGCCATCGGTTATCTATTTCAATTGGGATTCTTGGCATCCATCATTTTAGGACTGAGTTTATCGCTTTCTTCTACCGCATTTGCTCTTCAATCTTTAGCGGAGAAGAACCAATTAAAGACATCTCACGGAAGATCCGCCTTCGCCATTTTACTTTTCCAGGACTTGGCCGTTATTCCCGTTATGGCAATTCTCCCTATGGCGGCTCTTACGCCGGAAAACTCAGGAGGAAATGGATTAGATTTTTATAAATTAGGTACGGCAGTATTTGCGATCTTCGTAGTGATCCTGAGCGGACGTTTTCTGATGCGGCCTCTATTCCGTCTGATTGCAGCTTCCGGAAACCACGAAATATTCGTAGCGCTATCCCTTCTTCTTGTATTGGGAGTTTCACTCGCAATGGAAAAAGTAGGACTGTCCATGGCCCTGGGTTCCTTCTTGGGAGGAGTGCTACTTGCAGATTCGGAATATAGACATGAATTGGAAGCCAACCTAGAACCTTTCAAAGGACTTTTACTCGGACTATTCTTCTTAGCAGTGGGAATGTCCATGAACTTGGAGATCCTTCTCCAACATCCATTGCTCATCTTGGGGCTGGCATTGGGTCTCATGTCCATCAAAGGGGTCGTGTTATTTGTCATCGGAAGGGTTGCAAAACAAAACTCGGATTCTTCCGTCAACCTTGCGGTAAGTATTTCTCAAGGTGGGGAATTCGCATTCGTGATCCTAAATGTGGCCTCCCAACTAAATGTATTGAGTAGGGAAATTGCGGATTATTCCATCGTCATCGTCACTGCATCCATGATGCTCACTCCTTTCTTCGGAATATTTAAGGAAAAATTCGTGAATCCTTATATTAACAAAGAAGAAGAAAAGCCTGCGGATCCGATCCATGAGCAGAATAGAGTGATCATCGCAGGCTTCGGAAGGGTGGGCCAGATCGTTTCTCGTATGCTCTATTTGCATAAGATCGGATTTACCGCTCTAGAGCATAACGCAGACCAAGTGAATGCCGCCAGAAAATTCGGGCACAAGATCTATTACGGAGATGCGAGTCGTTTGGATCTATTAAATGCGGCGGGAGCGGCGCAAGCAGAGATCCTTGTCTTGGCGGTTCAGGACGTGGAGCTATCGGTAAAGATCGCGACGATCGCTAAGGAGAATTTCCCGAATCTGAAGATCATTGCAAGAGCAAGGAACCGAGCTCATTATTTCGATCTTTTAGAACTAGGGATCGAAACGATACGCAGAGATACCTTCGCTTCTTCTCTTGAGCTTGCAGAAGAAACACTGAAGGATCTAGGATTCATGCCTTCGGAAGCGCAGTATTTCATTGAGAAGTTCAGAAGATACGACGAGGCAATGGTCAAGCAACAGTACAAACTTCGTCATAATGAAAAAGAACTGATCGCATTCTCCAGGAATGCAATTCGTCAATTAGAAGATGCGTTCGCGGCGGACATGGTGCAAAAGGAAGCTTCTTAA
- the purT gene encoding formate-dependent phosphoribosylglycinamide formyltransferase, producing MKKKILLLGSGELGKEFVIAAQRLGQYVIAVDSYDGAPAMQVAHEREVIDMLDGNALDQVVARHKPDLIVPEIEAIRTERFYEYEKQGYQVVPSAKAANFTMNRKSIRDLAAKTLGLKTAKYEYASTLDELKKAIETIGIPCVIKPLMSSSGKGQSVIKTTEDIEPAWIASQTKGRTGASEIIVEEFIQFESEITLLTVTQKTGRTLFCPPIGHRQERGDYQESWQPTEISDSQLKEAQEMADKVTRELSGSGIWGVEFFLAKDAVYFSELSPRPHDTGMVTLAGTQNFNEFELHLRAVLGLPIPEIVLVRKGASAVILAETEGNIPNFQGIDKACEMPESDLRIFGKPITKKYRRMGVALTYTNKDESISMLRKRATLIASKVKVD from the coding sequence ATGAAAAAGAAAATCCTTCTACTCGGCTCGGGAGAGCTAGGCAAAGAATTCGTGATCGCGGCCCAAAGATTGGGGCAATATGTGATCGCCGTCGACAGTTACGATGGAGCACCGGCTATGCAAGTAGCCCATGAAAGAGAAGTCATAGATATGCTGGACGGAAATGCCCTAGACCAAGTGGTCGCAAGGCATAAGCCCGACCTGATCGTTCCAGAGATCGAAGCAATTCGCACGGAACGATTTTACGAATATGAAAAGCAAGGATACCAAGTGGTTCCAAGCGCTAAAGCGGCTAACTTCACCATGAATCGAAAATCGATCCGGGACCTGGCCGCCAAAACTTTGGGATTAAAGACCGCAAAGTACGAATACGCATCCACTTTGGATGAATTAAAGAAGGCAATCGAGACTATAGGGATCCCTTGCGTAATCAAACCTTTGATGTCTTCTTCCGGAAAGGGTCAGTCTGTGATCAAGACTACTGAAGACATAGAACCGGCTTGGATCGCATCGCAAACCAAAGGAAGAACGGGCGCGTCCGAGATCATTGTAGAAGAATTTATCCAATTTGAATCCGAGATCACTCTTTTGACTGTGACTCAGAAAACCGGCCGCACCCTATTCTGTCCTCCCATCGGTCATAGACAAGAGAGAGGGGATTACCAAGAGAGTTGGCAACCTACCGAGATCTCCGACTCCCAACTGAAAGAAGCGCAAGAAATGGCGGATAAGGTGACCCGAGAACTAAGCGGTTCCGGGATCTGGGGAGTAGAATTCTTCTTAGCAAAAGACGCAGTCTATTTCTCAGAACTTTCTCCTCGTCCTCATGATACCGGAATGGTTACTTTGGCGGGCACTCAAAACTTCAACGAGTTCGAATTGCATTTGAGAGCCGTGCTAGGACTTCCGATTCCCGAGATCGTTCTGGTCCGAAAAGGAGCGAGTGCGGTAATACTTGCGGAGACAGAAGGGAATATCCCGAATTTCCAAGGTATAGACAAGGCGTGCGAAATGCCCGAATCGGATCTACGGATCTTCGGTAAACCGATCACTAAGAAGTACAGAAGGATGGGAGTCGCACTTACGTATACGAACAAGGACGAATCCATTTCTATGCTCCGCAAGAGAGCGACGCTGATCGCGTCTAAAGTAAAAGTAGATTAG
- a CDS encoding LIC13410 family lipoprotein has protein sequence MKRILSAILFVAVLFLGACSSEEKKSEPAYQPNSDIRTIEASMIKEGDKRIKAEAVLGTPTVEENTQDGSLLEWYMESTTYQKNSYKTLAEKPSRINENTKFIRVIVDKKGVIKKYEYKL, from the coding sequence ATGAAACGAATACTTTCTGCGATTTTATTTGTCGCAGTTCTTTTTTTGGGAGCTTGTTCCTCCGAGGAAAAAAAATCCGAGCCTGCATACCAACCTAACTCGGACATCCGCACGATCGAAGCAAGCATGATCAAAGAAGGGGACAAGAGGATCAAGGCCGAAGCGGTTTTGGGAACTCCTACTGTCGAAGAAAATACCCAAGACGGATCTCTATTAGAATGGTACATGGAATCTACCACCTACCAAAAAAATTCGTACAAAACCCTTGCTGAGAAACCTTCCCGTATCAACGAAAACACCAAATTCATCAGAGTGATCGTAGATAAAAAAGGCGTGATCAAAAAATACGAATACAAACTTTAA
- a CDS encoding 1-acyl-sn-glycerol-3-phosphate acyltransferase has translation MIDLEEAPSRYKNVAIFGGGPMGVHLSVSLSEKAENLYLWYFDKKNADRMQKDRSAEFLDDHVPLADNIRIVSDFEFLSEGSWIIIIAVPSRQTENVIDRISSVLSQNGEHTIVVFTKGLVSSSTRKKTNAITFSDYVLKVREIKDKLDLEYVAVAGPNLLSEMAKGKHSFFSIASSGERGSEVIEGLFSGPRNHIKTFEDIRALELVGVMKNPIAIACGILSGIPECGSNFEGELISLGFSEILDLLNALELPTKPAMEFGLADLITTATSRSSRNRAYGQRFIRKLISGEDSPNLLERIELFFNPKEFIQKEMSQSESHVEGAYSLSTILDLAEEKKVELPFYTTLFEVLTRKVSPTEMIRFVSKSTSDDIRNISRTARKRFGLTLASGKEFQQALRRRVLRHVHSQPGMADRILKQASLQIKSLEKRYSEAVETEAGTDLLLLPKEIKLWEEAEETYEKNHTRNLEKLVEFYVSEIADEYSPFFRESLIHLVAPARFAIGGFKPGSGLPKIGGQIKEIKALASRYDILYTPTHRSHLDSIEVAFGLRWLGLPVPRYAADKKVMATPGLARVLKSLGAYMVDRKRNRNLLYLECLTQYSTMMLEAGIPTLVYPEGTRSRTGGIIPIKTGILSTSVDAFKHTGSEVLVVPIVLSYENVPEDVEFAGKDVHLSYKDFLFKRTEVYMDLCEPIPVSRYIHEDDPTLSISMEISREWQAHHRILPNQLVAKLLLEAGGEINLADLEKMISERLLTRKGNYLTKDTAEILNRGIKVLLARKFIQREGNSIKALDNELLQYYANMVPDPT, from the coding sequence ATGATTGATTTGGAAGAAGCTCCATCCCGTTATAAGAACGTCGCAATTTTCGGCGGCGGTCCTATGGGAGTCCATCTTTCGGTATCCCTTTCGGAAAAGGCAGAGAATCTTTATCTTTGGTACTTCGATAAGAAAAATGCGGATAGAATGCAGAAGGACAGGAGCGCCGAGTTCCTGGACGATCATGTTCCTCTTGCCGATAATATCCGGATCGTCAGTGATTTTGAATTCTTATCCGAAGGATCTTGGATCATTATTATTGCGGTTCCTTCCAGACAAACGGAGAACGTAATCGATAGGATCTCTTCTGTTCTTTCTCAGAATGGTGAACACACAATTGTAGTTTTTACTAAGGGGCTTGTATCCTCTTCTACCAGAAAGAAAACGAATGCGATCACATTCTCCGATTATGTTTTAAAAGTACGTGAAATAAAAGACAAACTGGATCTGGAATACGTCGCAGTTGCCGGTCCGAACCTTCTTTCGGAAATGGCAAAGGGAAAGCATAGCTTTTTCTCTATAGCTTCCAGTGGAGAGCGAGGATCAGAAGTCATAGAAGGGCTTTTCTCGGGCCCAAGAAATCATATTAAGACTTTTGAAGATATTCGCGCCTTGGAATTGGTCGGGGTCATGAAGAATCCGATCGCTATCGCTTGCGGGATCCTAAGTGGGATCCCGGAATGCGGCTCCAATTTCGAGGGAGAACTGATCAGTTTAGGATTTTCTGAAATACTCGATCTATTGAACGCACTGGAACTCCCTACAAAGCCTGCTATGGAATTCGGATTGGCGGACTTGATCACCACTGCTACTTCTAGATCCAGTAGGAATAGGGCTTACGGCCAAAGATTCATCCGAAAGCTGATCTCGGGCGAGGACTCTCCAAATCTATTGGAGAGGATAGAATTATTTTTCAATCCTAAAGAATTCATCCAAAAAGAAATGAGCCAGAGTGAGAGTCATGTAGAAGGGGCCTATTCTCTTTCCACTATTTTGGATCTTGCAGAAGAGAAGAAGGTGGAGCTTCCTTTTTATACGACTCTCTTCGAGGTTTTAACTCGCAAGGTATCTCCTACGGAAATGATCCGATTCGTCTCCAAATCCACAAGCGACGATATCCGAAATATTTCCCGTACAGCTCGCAAGCGCTTCGGATTGACTCTTGCCTCCGGAAAAGAATTCCAGCAAGCTCTGAGAAGAAGAGTACTTCGTCATGTGCATTCCCAACCTGGAATGGCAGATAGGATCCTGAAGCAAGCGAGCCTGCAGATCAAGTCTTTAGAGAAAAGATATTCGGAAGCAGTAGAGACAGAAGCAGGCACGGATCTTTTACTTCTTCCGAAGGAAATAAAACTTTGGGAAGAGGCGGAGGAGACTTACGAAAAGAATCATACCAGAAACTTGGAAAAACTTGTGGAGTTCTATGTTTCGGAGATTGCGGACGAATATAGTCCCTTCTTCCGAGAGTCCTTGATCCATTTAGTAGCTCCAGCTCGTTTTGCGATCGGAGGATTCAAACCTGGGAGCGGCCTTCCGAAAATAGGAGGACAGATCAAGGAGATCAAGGCGCTCGCTTCCCGTTATGATATTCTTTATACTCCGACCCATAGATCTCATTTGGATTCGATAGAAGTCGCATTCGGTTTGCGCTGGTTGGGTCTTCCGGTCCCCAGATATGCGGCCGACAAGAAAGTGATGGCAACTCCGGGACTCGCTCGTGTTCTAAAATCTCTCGGTGCGTACATGGTGGACCGAAAAAGGAATCGGAACCTTCTTTATTTGGAATGCTTGACCCAATATTCCACGATGATGTTAGAAGCAGGAATTCCTACCTTGGTTTATCCGGAAGGGACTCGCTCGAGAACAGGCGGGATTATCCCGATCAAGACAGGAATTCTTTCCACATCCGTAGATGCGTTCAAGCATACCGGAAGCGAAGTGTTAGTCGTACCTATCGTTCTTTCCTACGAAAACGTTCCGGAAGATGTGGAGTTTGCGGGCAAGGATGTTCATCTTTCCTATAAGGATTTTCTTTTTAAGAGAACGGAAGTGTATATGGATCTCTGCGAACCGATCCCGGTATCTCGCTATATTCATGAAGATGATCCTACTCTTTCCATTTCTATGGAGATCTCTAGAGAATGGCAGGCACACCATAGGATATTGCCGAACCAGTTAGTCGCAAAACTTCTATTGGAAGCAGGAGGAGAGATCAATCTCGCCGACCTGGAAAAGATGATCTCGGAAAGGCTTTTGACCAGAAAGGGAAATTATCTGACTAAGGATACTGCCGAGATACTGAATCGAGGGATCAAAGTATTACTGGCCAGAAAGTTTATCCAAAGAGAAGGAAACAGTATCAAGGCTCTGGACAATGAGCTATTGCAGTATTATGCGAATATGGTGCCGGATCCAACCTGA
- a CDS encoding endo alpha-1,4 polygalactosaminidase — translation MMLFFRFFLFCLLIFSFCLSSCKNTSNGEKDAILFYLLTKVWIPAPGTTFQIQFSGTLDESVDADVFDIDSDLTDSDPTVIHRLHSNGKKVICYIDVGSYENYRSDASKFPPEILGNAYSGFPDEQWLDIRRLDLLGPILSARFEKAKNQGCDGIDPDNMDGYQNSTGFPLTAEDQIRFNKWVSNAARSRGMSAGLKNDPDQIPNLISHFDWAITESCYVDGWCSEEAVFPNKGSAVFQIEYTENGTTKSDFCSQSAGLRLSGFLKHQSLDAYRDPCP, via the coding sequence ATGATGCTCTTCTTTAGATTCTTTCTTTTCTGCCTTCTGATCTTCTCGTTTTGTTTGAGTTCCTGCAAGAATACTTCAAACGGAGAAAAGGACGCCATACTATTCTATCTTTTAACTAAGGTTTGGATCCCAGCGCCGGGGACTACTTTTCAGATCCAATTTAGCGGCACCTTGGATGAGTCCGTGGATGCAGACGTTTTTGATATAGATTCCGATCTTACGGATTCGGACCCGACTGTAATCCATCGATTGCATTCTAACGGGAAGAAAGTGATCTGTTATATAGATGTAGGTTCTTATGAAAATTATAGATCCGATGCGAGTAAGTTCCCTCCGGAAATTTTGGGAAATGCATACTCCGGTTTTCCGGACGAACAATGGCTGGATATCAGAAGACTAGATCTTCTAGGTCCCATTCTTTCCGCTCGTTTTGAGAAGGCTAAAAACCAAGGCTGCGACGGGATTGATCCGGATAATATGGATGGCTATCAAAATAGTACTGGCTTTCCTTTGACTGCAGAGGACCAGATACGCTTTAATAAATGGGTGAGTAACGCAGCCAGGTCCAGAGGAATGTCTGCCGGTTTAAAGAATGATCCTGATCAAATTCCGAATTTGATCTCTCACTTTGATTGGGCGATCACAGAAAGTTGTTATGTGGACGGTTGGTGCTCTGAGGAAGCTGTCTTTCCCAATAAGGGTTCTGCAGTTTTTCAGATCGAGTATACGGAAAACGGAACAACCAAAAGCGATTTCTGCTCCCAATCCGCCGGTCTCCGTTTATCCGGTTTTCTAAAACACCAAAGCTTGGATGCCTATCGGGATCCTTGTCCTTAA
- a CDS encoding glutathione peroxidase, with the protein MAQNLYELTATLNNGTEKKLEDYKGKVLLIVNTASQCGFTPQYKGLQEMYEKYKSQGLEILGFPCDQFGHQEPGTDSEIQNFCQVNFGVSFPLFKKIEVNGEGTHPVYQFLKKKAPGLFGKSIKWNFTKFLVDRKGNVIKRFATLTPPEKIDSKILELLSN; encoded by the coding sequence GTGGCTCAGAATTTATACGAACTAACTGCTACTCTAAACAACGGAACCGAAAAAAAATTGGAGGACTATAAAGGAAAAGTTTTACTGATCGTAAATACCGCAAGCCAGTGCGGCTTCACTCCTCAATACAAAGGCCTCCAAGAAATGTATGAGAAATACAAGTCCCAAGGATTGGAAATTCTTGGCTTTCCATGCGACCAATTCGGTCACCAAGAGCCTGGAACCGATTCGGAGATCCAAAACTTCTGCCAAGTGAATTTCGGAGTGAGCTTTCCTCTTTTCAAAAAGATCGAAGTGAACGGAGAAGGAACTCACCCTGTATATCAATTCTTAAAGAAGAAGGCGCCTGGTCTCTTCGGCAAATCCATTAAGTGGAACTTTACTAAGTTCTTAGTTGATAGGAAAGGAAATGTGATCAAAAGATTCGCAACTCTTACTCCGCCTGAAAAAATAGACAGCAAGATCCTGGAACTCTTATCCAATTGA